The DNA region TGATCATGTTGTTTGACTCCAATGACATCACACTGGATGGTAAATTGAACCTATCTTCTTCCGAAAGCATCGCGAAGCGTTTTGAAGCTTATGGCTGGCAAGTGCTGCGCGTTGAAGATGGTAACGATCTGCCTGCAATCCAAAAAGCAATTGAGGAAGGTCAAGCAGATACGCTTCGTCCTACACTGATTGAAGTGAAAACTGTAATTGGTTATGGCAGCCCGAACAAACAAGGTAAAGGCGGCCACGGCGGTACTCACGGATCTCCACTGGGTGCAGATGAAGCCAAATTGACAAAACAATTTTACAAATGGGTTTACGAGGAAGATTTCCACGTACCGGCTGAAGTTCGCGAACACTTTGCACAAGTGAAAGATCGTGGTATCTCTGCAAACAAAGCATGGGACGAGAAATTTGCCGAGTACAAAAAAGCATTCCCTGAGCTGGCAGCTCAATTCGAAACGGCAATCAATGGCGACCTTCCAGAAGGTTGGGATCGTGATCTGCCTAAATATGCTGCAACAGACAAAGCTGTATCCACTCGTGTAGCATCCGGTAATGCACTGAACGGTCTGGCACATAACGTACCTAACCTGACAGGCGGATCCGCTGACTTGGAAAGCTCCACAATGACTCACCTGAACAACCTGGAGAACTTCACGCCTGAAGACTATTCCGGCCGCAACATCTACTTCGGTATCCGTGAATTCGGTATGGCTGGAGCAATGAATGGTATGGCACTGCATAGTGGTGTGAAAGTATTCGGAGGTACGTTCTTCGTATTTACAGACTACCTGCGCCCAGCTGTTCGTCTGGCTTCCCTGATGGGGCTGCCGGTAACGTATGTCCTGACTCACGATAGTATCGCTGTTGGTGAAGACGGTCCTACCCACGAACCAATCGAGCAATTGGCATCCCTGCGTATCATTCCTAACCTGACGGTTATTCGTCCGGCTGACGGTAATGAAACTTCCGCAGCTTGGGCTTATGCGCTTGAGAACAAGAGCAACCCGGTTGCACTCGTACTCACTCGTCAAAACCTGCCGATTCTGGAAGGTACTGTTGAAGGTTCCCGTGAGAACGTGAAACGTGGTGCGTATGTTGTCTCTGATGCAAAAGAAGGCAAAGCTGTTGCTCAAATCATTGCAACAGGTTCCGAAGTGCAACTGGCTGTCAAAGCCCAAGCAGCACTTGCTGAACAAGGCATCCAAGTTCGCGTAATCAGCATGCCAAGCTGGGATCTGTTTGAGAAACAGGACAAAGCATACAAAGAATCCGTCCTGCTTCCGGATGTTAAAGCTCGTCTGGCGATTGAAATGGCTCACCCAATGGGCTGGGAAAAATATGTCGGCGATCAAGGCGACATTCTCGGAATCAGCACATTTGGTGCATCCGCGCCTGGCGACCGTGTTATCCAAGAATATGGTTTCACTGTGGAGAACGTGGTTAGCCGCGTGAAAGCATTGCTGTAATAGCTTCAAAAGCGCTGCAATGAATGGGATGAGTTCAACTTCGAGTCCTGTCCAAGCAGCAAGTGATTTCCGACAGATGATGGGTGGGCGACCACCCTGATCTGTTTTGCCTTTTGTTTTCATTAACTTCAGGGGGAGCGGGTACGCATGTCACAGTTTGATCAAGTCAGTGTAGTCAAAGAGGCCAACATTTATTATGGAGGTCAGGTAACCAGCAGAACAGTTATTTTGGGGGATGGCAGCAAGGTGACTCTGGGCATTATGCTACCAGGCAGTTATGAATTCGGTACAGATTCCCGTGAAATTATGGAGATTCTGTCCGGCGACCTGAGCGTATTGCTTCCCGGAGAAGAAAATTGGCAAGTGATTCAAGGTCAAGCTACGTTCCACGTGCCTGCTGAATCCAAATTCAAACTGGAGATACGCAGCGTTACCGACTACTGCTGTTCGTACCCGGCGGAATAACACAAGAAGGGTAACCGGAACCGCAACATGCGGATTCGGTTTACCCTTTTTGCTTCTTGAACTTTAACGACAAAGTTCAGGCTGCAAGCTTGTCAGTCCCAAGGATTTGCAGTATCCTTATGCTAAGTTGTTTCGAATGGAAAACGGAAAAAAATATGCTACCGATATCAGGAGGTTTTACAGATCATGGCAAAAAAAGTGAAGTTCGACTACAGCACTGCCCTGCAATTTGTCAATCAGCATGAAGTGGACTATTTCGCTGAACCGATTCGTTTGGCTCACGAACAGCTCCACAACGGTACGGGAACTGGATCGGATTATCTGGGCTGGATCGACCTGCCTACCGCTTATGACAAAGAAGAATTTTCCCGTATTCAAAAAGCGGCTGCCAAAATTCAAAGCGATTCTGAAGTATTGATCGTCATCGGTATCGGTGGATCTTACCTTGGTGCTCGTGCAGCGATTGAGATGCTGACGCACTCTTTCTACAACAATCTGCCTAAAGACAAACGCAAAACACCGGAAATCTACTTTGCAGGAAATAACATCAGCTCCACGTATGTAACTCATTTGCTGGATCTGGTTGAAGGCAAAGACTTCTCCGTTAACGTTATCTCCAAATCCGGTACAACAACGGAGCCAGCGATTGCTTTCCGTATCTTCCGTGCAGCGCTGGAGAAAAAATACGGTAAAGAAGAAGCTCGCAAACGTATCTATGCAACAACAGACAAAGAGCGCGGTGCATTGAAAAAACTGGCGAATGAAGAAGGCTATGAATCCTTCATTATCCCGGATGATGTAGGTGGACGTTACTCCGTTCTGACAGCAGTAGGTTTGCTACCAATCGCAGCTGCCGGCATCAACATCGAAGAAATGATGCAAGGTGCGGCGGATGCATCCAAAGAATACAGCAACCCTAACGTAGCCGAGAACGAAGCATATCAATATGCAGCTGTTCGTAACGCACTGTATCGTAAAGGTAAAGGAACAGAGATTCTCGTAAACTACGAGCCATCCCTGCACTTTGTATCCGAGTGGTGGAAACAGCTGTACGGAGAGAGTGAAGGTAAAGACTATAAAGGAATCTATCCTGCATCCGTTGACTTCTCGACTGACTTGCACTCCATGGGTCAATTCATTCAAGAGGGTAGCCGGAACATCTTCGAAACTGTCATTCAAGTTGCTGAAGTGACCGAGCATATCTCAATCGAAGCTGATCCGGATGATCTGGATGGTCTGAACTTCCTGGAAGGTAAAACGATGGACTTTGTTAACAAAAAAGCGTTCCAAGGAACACTGCTTGCACACACAGATGGTCAAGTACCAAACCTGATTGTGAACATTCCAGATATGTCTCCATATTCTTTCGGATATCTGGTATACTTCTTTGAAAAAGCATGCGGCATTAGTGGTTACCTGCTCGGCGTCAATCCATTTGACCAACCAGGCGTGGAAGCATATAAGAAAAATATGTTCGCTTTGCTGGGCAAACCAGGCTTTGAAGAAGAGAAAGCAGCGCTGGAAGCGAGACTTTCCGAATAATTCATCGGTCTGCTCATATAGTTAAAGAAAGTAATGTAATTACATGGGGAGTCATTGTGAAGCAATGATTCCCGGATGTTTAAACCAAGGCAGTTCGTCCACGTCCGCGTGGGGAACTGCTTTCTTGCAAAATGGATCAAGTTGGAAAGTTGGATAGGGATGATTGAACGTTATCGAACGGTTCGAGGACCAGGTAGTCTGGAAATTGTAATCAAAAAGTCGCGATTTATCGGTCATATTATGCCGGTCACGACTGAAGAAGAAGCCAATGCGTTTATTGATGAAATCAAGAAAAAACATTGGAATGCCACTCACAACTGCTCGGCTTATATGATTGGTGAGCGGGATGAGATCCAGAAGCAATCCGATGACGGCGAACCAAGCGGAACCGCTGGGAAACCCATTCTTGAAGTGATCAAAAATCAGCAATTGAAAAATGTGGCTATTGTGGTTACCCGTTACTTTGGAGGAATCATGCTTGGAGCAGGTGGGTTGATTCGCGCTTATACGGATGGAGCAGTTGCAGCCATTGAGGCGGGGGAAGCCATCACCAAAGTACTGCATCGTGAAGTATTTGTTGAACTGGATTACACATGGCTGGGCAAAGTGGAAAATGAATTAAGGAGCCGGGAAGTCCGTACAGGTGAAACTGGATTCACCGATAAGGTTACGTTGACTTGTCTTCCGCCGGATAGTGAAACCGAGGCATTTGTAGCCTGGATCACAGATTTGACGCAAGGGCAATCCCGGATCACGGAGGGACAGCGGCTTTATTTTATTGAAGGGGAATAAAATATATGGCTAGAAGAGCAGTCGAACAGGAGTTGTCGAGGGAGCGGATACTGGAGGCGGCGAGGCATCTTTTTATTACCAAAGGATACCGCGCCATTTCGATGCGAAGCATCGGCCAGCATCTGGGCTATAGTCATGGGTCGCTGTATTATCATTTTAAGGAAAAGGCAGAGCTGTTCTATGCCATTGTGGTTGAAGACTTCAATCATCTGGGGCATCTGTTGCTGCAAGCCATGGTCAGGCCAGTCGTGGGCGGCGTGAGCAAGGTAGAACATATCATGATGGAGTTTATTCGTTTTGGTCTGGAGAATCCGTATCAATATGAGATCATGTTCATGATTCGGGATGAAGAATTGCTATCCTATTGTCGTACGGAGCAAGGAAGATGCTTTGAATTGTTTGCCTCCATTATTCGACAATACATGAATGAAGAGGGTTGTACGGAAGAAGATATTCAATGTGTACCACGTACGCTGTTTTTGTCCATGCATGGATTCATATCATATTATATTCAGGACCGTTTGACCTTTGCAGAGATTGAGTCGGCTGCATTGTCTCATGTCAAAGTGCTTTGCCGCAATCTCCAACACCAGCCTGGCGTCCAATAAGGCGCTTTTGTCGCACTCCTATACTTCAGGGCGGTGAATTGTCATAACATTAATTCTTTATAACGTTGTCTCGCGAAAGTTTTTTCGTGAACAAGACCATGACAGGCGGATCACATCCTGAAATAGGGTGGACCGCCTGTTTGCTTTTTTGCGCTTCTGGAATAGGGTTAAATAAGGTCAAATGAAGCTAACCTTCCATGAGTTTAAGAAAATATTCCCGCTGACGTGGGCCATCGAATTCGCAAAAATAGATTCCCTGCCATCTGCCAAGCAGTAACCTGCCCTCATGTATAATCACCGTCTGTGATGGTCCGGTTGTGATTGATTTCAGGTGAGAAGCCGTATTCCCCTCAGCATGCCGATATTCAGGGTGCTCCCAAGGATAGACTTCGTTCAAGCGGAGAAGTACGTCATGCTTGACGTCCGGGTCTGCATTTTCATTAATGGCAATGCCTGCCGTCGTATGTGGACAATAAATCAATACAGTCCCATGCTGGACACCGCTGTCACGGACGACCTGCTCCACCTCCCGCGTAATATCTTTCATCTCATCCCGTCGGGATGTCGATACATTTTTCGTATATAACATATTACACCACTCCTTTGCGCCAAAATGTGTCCCCTAAATTGTACCTTACCCACTACATACCAAACAAACCACGTATTACGATGTTATAACAATTACACGATAACGGAGAGG from Paenibacillus sp. JNUCC-31 includes:
- a CDS encoding TetR/AcrR family transcriptional regulator, which encodes MARRAVEQELSRERILEAARHLFITKGYRAISMRSIGQHLGYSHGSLYYHFKEKAELFYAIVVEDFNHLGHLLLQAMVRPVVGGVSKVEHIMMEFIRFGLENPYQYEIMFMIRDEELLSYCRTEQGRCFELFASIIRQYMNEEGCTEEDIQCVPRTLFLSMHGFISYYIQDRLTFAEIESAALSHVKVLCRNLQHQPGVQ
- the tkt gene encoding transketolase, whose translation is MTDKNEAIQKEENNTIDNLSITTVRTLAIDAIEKANSGHPGMPMGSAPMGYQLFAKTMTHNPDHPTWVNRDRFVLSAGHGSMLLYSLLHLSGYDLPMEELKQFRQWGSKTPGHPEFGHTAGVDATTGPLGQGIAMAVGMAMAEAQLGATYNKDKFNVIDHYTYAICGDGDLMEGVSHESASLAGRLHLGKLIMLFDSNDITLDGKLNLSSSESIAKRFEAYGWQVLRVEDGNDLPAIQKAIEEGQADTLRPTLIEVKTVIGYGSPNKQGKGGHGGTHGSPLGADEAKLTKQFYKWVYEEDFHVPAEVREHFAQVKDRGISANKAWDEKFAEYKKAFPELAAQFETAINGDLPEGWDRDLPKYAATDKAVSTRVASGNALNGLAHNVPNLTGGSADLESSTMTHLNNLENFTPEDYSGRNIYFGIREFGMAGAMNGMALHSGVKVFGGTFFVFTDYLRPAVRLASLMGLPVTYVLTHDSIAVGEDGPTHEPIEQLASLRIIPNLTVIRPADGNETSAAWAYALENKSNPVALVLTRQNLPILEGTVEGSRENVKRGAYVVSDAKEGKAVAQIIATGSEVQLAVKAQAALAEQGIQVRVISMPSWDLFEKQDKAYKESVLLPDVKARLAIEMAHPMGWEKYVGDQGDILGISTFGASAPGDRVIQEYGFTVENVVSRVKALL
- a CDS encoding glucose-6-phosphate isomerase: MAKKVKFDYSTALQFVNQHEVDYFAEPIRLAHEQLHNGTGTGSDYLGWIDLPTAYDKEEFSRIQKAAAKIQSDSEVLIVIGIGGSYLGARAAIEMLTHSFYNNLPKDKRKTPEIYFAGNNISSTYVTHLLDLVEGKDFSVNVISKSGTTTEPAIAFRIFRAALEKKYGKEEARKRIYATTDKERGALKKLANEEGYESFIIPDDVGGRYSVLTAVGLLPIAAAGINIEEMMQGAADASKEYSNPNVAENEAYQYAAVRNALYRKGKGTEILVNYEPSLHFVSEWWKQLYGESEGKDYKGIYPASVDFSTDLHSMGQFIQEGSRNIFETVIQVAEVTEHISIEADPDDLDGLNFLEGKTMDFVNKKAFQGTLLAHTDGQVPNLIVNIPDMSPYSFGYLVYFFEKACGISGYLLGVNPFDQPGVEAYKKNMFALLGKPGFEEEKAALEARLSE
- a CDS encoding secondary thiamine-phosphate synthase enzyme YjbQ, with the translated sequence MLYTKNVSTSRRDEMKDITREVEQVVRDSGVQHGTVLIYCPHTTAGIAINENADPDVKHDVLLRLNEVYPWEHPEYRHAEGNTASHLKSITTGPSQTVIIHEGRLLLGRWQGIYFCEFDGPRQREYFLKLMEG
- a CDS encoding pyrimidine/purine nucleoside phosphorylase, encoding MSQFDQVSVVKEANIYYGGQVTSRTVILGDGSKVTLGIMLPGSYEFGTDSREIMEILSGDLSVLLPGEENWQVIQGQATFHVPAESKFKLEIRSVTDYCCSYPAE
- a CDS encoding YigZ family protein, with protein sequence MIERYRTVRGPGSLEIVIKKSRFIGHIMPVTTEEEANAFIDEIKKKHWNATHNCSAYMIGERDEIQKQSDDGEPSGTAGKPILEVIKNQQLKNVAIVVTRYFGGIMLGAGGLIRAYTDGAVAAIEAGEAITKVLHREVFVELDYTWLGKVENELRSREVRTGETGFTDKVTLTCLPPDSETEAFVAWITDLTQGQSRITEGQRLYFIEGE